GAGTGATTTATTTAGAGTTGCCTTGGCCACCGCGTGAGCTTAGCCCGAATCATCGTGCGCATTATCAAGCTAAGGCTAGAGCAGTAAAAAGCTACCGCCGGTTATGCATGGCCTTTGCTTATAACGCCCGCCAAGAACTGCCGGCGGGCAAGCTGCTAATGAAAATTGAGTTTTGCCCACCAGATCGCCGCGCCCGCGATGATGACAACATGCTGGCCAGCTTTAAGGCTGGGCGAGACGGCATTGCTGATGGGCTCAAAGTTAACGACAACCGCTTTGCTACTCAGTTTGAAGTGGGTGAGCCGGTTAAAGGTGGTTTGGTAAAGGTTTTAATTGAGGTGGTTAGCTAATGGAGTTAGAGCAAGATATTGTTCCTTTAGTGATTCGCGCGCTGGCTAGTGACACTTTAATGGCGGGATCTGCATCCATTAAAGATATTGATATGCCACGCAGTACGAACCCAGACCAGTTAACTAGGCATGATTTATTTGTAGATTCCTGCATGTTTCACGCCCGAATGCGTAGAGTGCTGAGCCCGATTGAGTATGCAGTACTGGTTGCTAAGTACTCCCCGTGCTTCAAAGCAAAGTTGAAAGCAGCAAGTGAGTTGGCTGCACATATAAAGTCCCCGGCACCTGCGCGCTTTAAACATACGGCGATTATTACTTGGGCGATACCTAAGCCGCGTGGTAATGCTAAGCGTGTGAGAGCGGTTGCTTTGCCCGATAAATGGTATCTTATGGACAATTGGTGCGATGAGCCAGTGCCAGTTAAAACGCAGGAAAGGTGGCGGCGTAAAATTCTGAATTTTTTAAATACTTTAATTAATGATGCATTTAGTGTACTAGCTTGGTATTAACTATGGATGAGTTTGTTTTTGTAGATATTGCAGGAAATATTAAGACATTTTTTAATGTTGAGTCTTTAATTGAGTTTATCTCGCGCGACATATCAGTATGGATGAATTTAGCGAAGAGAAAAGAGAAGCTGGAAGGCGGTAAAAAACTATACTATATAACTCCTAAAGATATTTATAGTTATTCAGATTCAAAAAGTGCTGGGCTGCCAGGTAGCTACTCAACATTTAGAGCGGACCTTTTAAATGACATTATGCATAATAAAGTTACAATTAAAGACTTAATTAGTATATATAGAGATGAGTTTGCTGGAGATCTTGTCTTTACAGGCACAAAAGCTTTTGAGGAGCTTGAAAGAATATTACTAGAGAATGAAGGTGTTAGAGAGGCAGAAAGCTTTATTCGTGGTTTAAAGCACTTAAAAAAAGAAATTGCAAGAGCGTCTAAAAATAATGAAGACGCAAGCGATCTTGGCTTTTTTGAAGATGGTTATCTTAGTTACTTGTCAAATAGACTTTTCTCATCTGAAAACATAAATTACTCGAAAGTTCTTTCAGATATTTCAAGACTTAAGAATAATATAAAATTTGTTGATGATGAAAAAATAAGGTTTTCTAAGGAAATATCTAACCTTCATAGTGAGTATGTTCGAGAGAGAGATAGTTTGCATCATACATATACAGAGCTTTTAAGGCTTGAGGCACCTGCTTCTCACTGGGGGAATTCAGCTAAAAAATATAGACGTGCAGGTGAGGTTTGGACAGCCTTTCTTATTATTAGTGTTGTGGTGGGTTTTATAGGGTTCTCTAATCTTTTTATGTATTGGTTAGAACATGGAAGTAAGGAGATTTCCTTGATTACAGCGCAAAGCGCTATTTTTATTATGCTAGGATCAGCTGCATACTTTTACTTTGTAAGAGTCTGTTCACGTATAATATTTAGCTCATTTCACTTGATGCGTGATGCTGAAGAGCGTGAGCAACTAACGCATGTTTATTTGTCCTTGATAAAGGATGGAAGTATTGATTCTGATGCGCGGGCAATTATTTTACAGTCACTATTCAGTCGAACTGATACTGGGTTACTAGGAGGTGATTCATCGCCAACTATGCCAACTATAGATATGTTAAAGGCAATGAAAAACGATAAATGATCTACTTGACTAAAGTGATCCAGTGAGCCAATATATCTCCATAGTGCGAATTTAGCGCATAACATATTTTAAACCCTAGCCATGCAAGTGGCTGGGGTTTTTTATTGCCTATCATTTAGCCCCGCGGGGTATCGAGATGCATAAAATGCCAGATAAAGATCTAGGGTTTTGGGCGAGCATTATCGCAACAGCCCGCGAACATGGGCTAATCATGATGCTCACCTTCATAATTTCATACTTACGAATCAATCTATATAGCGATGGCCGCAGCTGGAAAGCCGAGTTGCTGGAAGCGCTGCTAGGCACTTTCGTGATCATGATGGCTGCTAATGGTTTGCAAGCTTTGCAGATTAATGATGGCTGGGCTTGGGGAATGGCAATCTTCGTCGGATTGATTGGTATTGATAAGGCTCGAGCTTTAATTGAGCAAGTAGCCAGTAAGAAATTTGGGGGATAGCATGAGTCAGTCATTAAATGAGCAGCTTCTGGCGGCAGCTAACCTAACTAATGAGCTGCTAAGCACTTTAATTGAGCAGCAGGCAGCCTTGTTGTCAGCCTTAGCTGATGAGCACGGCATTGAGCCGGAAGAGATAGTCGCTCTAGATCTTGCTGGGCGAGTAATTGATCATGGCTAAGCTTGAAATGCATCGTAGCCGCTTAGCCACTTTAAAAAAGACTAATCAAAAGCTTCCGCAGATAAAAACCTGGGGGCGTGGCAGAGGTGGCCGAGCTTGGCGTAAGCTCCGTGAGCAAATTATTCTTAGAGATAAGCAAATTTGTCAGCATTGCGGACTTCTCGCATTAGAGCCTGAAGTAGATCACATTGTGCCTTTAGCCGCAGGTGGGACAGATGCTCCAGATAATCTGCAAGTGCTATGTAAGTCACCCTGTCATGCGAATAAGACAGCACGTGAGAGCCGCGGAGACTTTAGCTAGTCGTTGATATTTCTTCTTTTTTTACTTTATTTGAGGGAGGGGGGTGCCAAAAGTCTAAAACCTTGGCCCTGTGGATACCGACCCCTAACTCATTCGCATATTTTTTCCCGTTTTTGAAATATGTTAAGTCTGTTAAGTTTCAGCTATGGGGGGCTGCATGGCGCTGACTTCCAAAAAGAAAAAATTCGCTGATGCTTTACTCGCAGGGAATACACAGAAAAATGCTGCTGTAATCGCTGGATACAGTGAAACATCTGCATCACAGGCAGGATCTAGGCTTTGTAAAGATCAAGATGTTGAGGCTTATATAAAGCGTGTGAGAGCAGCAAAAAGCTCTATAAGTACGCCAAAACAGGTCTCACAAAAAGTTAACATTCATGAGCCAAAAGTTAACAAAAAAGTTAACAAAACTGATGAAAATGTTAAGTCTGACTTAACAAGTGTTAACGCGGAAAATATAGGTGCTTTTTCTGATCCAAAAGATTATTTGCTACATGTAATGAATGATGAGCTCGAGGAGCCTCGATTACGAATTGATGCAGCCAAAAGCTTGATGCCTTATGTGCATGGGAAGGTTGCAGATCAAGGAAAAAAAGAGGCTAAACAAGAAAGAGCTAGGCATGCAGCTAAGAAATTTGCACCGAGTGCCCCACCTAAGCTAGTTGTAAATAATGGTGGTGCTAGATGAAGTGGAGTACAGCGTGCCTAGACTGGGAGAAAAGAATTGTTGCCGGTGAAAGTTTAATACCACTTGAGCCACTGTTCCCAGAAGAAGCCGAAGCTGGGCTTTCTGTTTTCAAAGAACTGAGAATTGTTGACGCACCAGGTAGCCCGATGATTTCAGAATCTTGTGCGCAATGGGTTTTTGATTTTGCGGCTGCTGTTTTCGGTGCTTATGACAGTGAAAGTGGTAGGAGGCTAATACAAGAGTTTTTCCTTCTTATACCTAAAAAAAACTCTAAGTCGACAATTGCAGCAGGGGTGATGCTAACAGCTTTAATTCGTAACTGGAGAGAGTCTGCTGAATTTATTATTTTAGCTCCTACTAAGGAAATTGCAGATAACAGCTTCATTCCAGTACGGGATATGATCCGCAAAAATGATGTTTTAACTGATCTTTTGCATATCCAAGAACACACGCGAACGATCACCCACCTTAATAATAATGCCACGTTGAAAGTTGTAGCCGCAGATGGTGACACAGTTGGTGGTAAAAAAGCCGTGGGGATTTTAGTTGATGAAGCTTGGCTATTTGGCAAGAAAAGCAAAGCAGAAGATATTATTCGTGAAGCCACAGGGGGGTTAGCTTCTAGGCCTGAAGGGTTCGTCATTTTCTTGACTACGCAATCAAACGAACCACCTGCCGGCATTTTTAAAAAGAAGCTGATGTATGCACGGGGAGTTAGGGATGGACGAATCGATGACAATCGTTTCTTACCAGTCTTGTATGAGTTCCCTAAACATATGATCGATGCTGGTGAACACAAGAAGCCAGAAAACCTAAAATTAGTTAATCCAAATCTTAATTACTCAGTAGATAGTGCTTTTTTAGAGCGTGGATATAAGCAAGCACTAGAGGATGGGGCTGACTCTCTCATTGGTTTTTTAGCTAAGCATGGCAACGTTGAAGTTGGTTTAGCCTTGTTATCTAACAATTGGTCTGGTGCAGAGTTCTGGGAGCAGCAGTCCGATGTGGAGTTGAGCTTAGAAGATATTATTGCTGAGTGCGAAGTGATTGATATTGGAATTGATGGTGGTGGGTTAGATGACCTCTTAGGGTTATATGTAATTGGGCGTAGTCGGCAAACGCGTGAGTGGTTGGGGTGGGGCCATGCATGGGCCCATGAGAGCGTATTAACTAGAAGAAAGGAAATAGCTTCGAACCTCATGGACTTCTCTGAAGCAGGAGAATTAACAATCGTTAAGCGTGTGGGGGATGATACGGAAGGAGTTGCAGAAATAGCTTACCGCATTTACTCCGCAGGCCTGCTCGATAAGATTGGGATGGATCCGGCGGGTATTGGCGGAGTGTTAGATGCCTTGATTGAGCGCGGCATTCCTCAAGAACTAATTGTAGGGGTTAGCCAAGGTTGGCGCTTGGGCGGAGCTATTAAAACTCTAGAACGAAAGCTAGCAGAAGAAACGTTTTGGCATGCTCATCAATCACTTATGAATTGGTGTTGTGGTAATGCCAAAGTGGAGCCTAGAGGCAATGCGATTCTAATTACAAAACAAGCCAGTGGTAATGCCAAAATTGACCCATTAATGGCTGCTTTTAATGCTGTTTCTTTACTCAGCGAAAACCCTGTTGCCAGTGAAAGTGTTCATGACTTTATGGCTGCTATCAGAGATCCAATTTTATGAATTTAGCCTTGTTTATTTTTCTGACGAGTGCGCTATTGGGCTTTGTCCTCTTAGTAGGTGGAGTCTATTTATTAGCAGGTATAGCTTGGGCGTTAATTACTGGTTCGTTAAGCATGTTTTGCATAGCTGGCTTCATTAAGCGAGGCATGTCAAATGGCTAAAACGTTTTCACAAACATTACTAGCATCGCTTTCTAAGCCCGTTACAGGTCAAAAGCGTTGGGTATCAGGTTCTGGTTGGTGGCCAGGCAGTTCTAGCAAACCAGTATCTGTTGATTCCGCATTACAAGTTTCAACTGTATGGGCATGTGTTCGATTGATATCAGAGACTATTGCGACCTTACCGCTTGGGATCTATAAAAGAAAAAGTGATGGGGGACGTCAGATTGATCCAAGCTTTCGTGTTCATGACTTGATTAGTAACAGCCCTAATCAGCGCATGACAGCAGTAAATTTTTGGGAGGCAGTTGTTGCTTCCATGCTCTTTAAAGGCAACGCCTATATTGAGATTAAGAGATTAAAAGACTTACCAGTAAGCTTGAATTTGTTACAAGCTGATAATGTGAAGTGGTTGGAAGAAGAAAGTAGCTGGGTTTATACAGAAAAAAATAAAAAACGATCCATAGCCTTCAGCAACTTGATGCATATTCCTGCCTTTTCTTTAGATGGAATTAATGGCTTATCTCCACTGAGATATGGGGCTGTTGTAATTGGCTCAGCTATATCAGCAGATAAAGCTGCCAGTAGCACTTTTCAAAATGGCTTGATGCCTACAGTGGCATTTAGTGTAAATCGCGTATTAACAAAAGAGCAGAGAGATGATTTTCGTGAATATGTTGAAAAACTATCAGGTGCCATGAATGCTGGGCGATCTCCAGTTCTTGAGTCTGGAGTAGAGGCTAAGCCGATCGGCATTGATCCGGCAGATGCTCAGCTATTAGAGTCACGGGGCTGGAGCGTAGAAGAAATCTGTCGTTTTTTTCGGGTGCCTCCCTGGATGGTTGGGCATACAGAAAAAAGTACCAGTTGGGGAACTGGTATTGAACAGCAAATGATTGGCTTCTTGACGTTTACTTTGGCTCCTTGGCTTGAGCGAATTGAGCAAGCTATCAATAAAAATCTTCTCACAATAGTTCAGAGGCAAACTCATTATGCAGAGTTTGCCTTAGAGGGACTGTTGCGTGCAGATAGCCAGGCGCGAGCTGATTTTTACGCGAAAATGACTACTAACGGTATTTATACTCGTGACGATTGTAGAGTTAAAGAAAACCTACCGCGAGAAGGCGGTAATGCATCTAAGTTAACTGTACAAATGAACATGACGACCTTAGATAAGCTGGGCGCTCAAAATGATGAGCAAGCAGCTAAAGCTGCCTTAAAAAGCTGGCTTTCCGCATCGGAAGATTAATTAAGGAGCAACTAGCAATGCCCAAATTTGAATTAAATCCTAAGGCCTTAGCAGCATGGAATCCTCATATTAAAGTGGCAGCTGAACAAAGTGTGAACACTATTACTATGTTTGGCGTGGTAGGTGATTCATATGACTACTGGGGAGAAACCAATAAAGGGATTACATTAGCAAGGGTAGATGCTGCATTGCGCAGCATTGGAGACAACGAAGTGGTGGTGTATATCAACAGTCCAGGCGGCGATATGTTTGAAGGGATTGCAATCTATAACCGGCTACGAGAGCACTCTCAGAAAGTGACTATTAAAGTTATTGGGTTAGCAGCATCAGCAGCGTCTATTATTGCAATGGCAGGGGCTGAACGCCTAATAGCTAAATCTGCATTTTTAATGATTCATAACTGTTGGTCTAATTTTGTAGGTAATCGTAATGATCTGCGTGACATTGCGGATCAGTTAGAAGAATTTGATATCTCGATGCGAGATGTCTACATCGATGTGTCCGGTATGTCAGAAAGTGAAGTCACTGACCTCATGGATAAAGAGTCATATTTGTCAGGAAGTAGTGCAGTTCAAAAGTCTTTGATGACAGGTGTGTTGCAGGCAGAAGAAATTGCTACAGATACTGCGCCTGCTAGCCAAGCACAAGCCTTTCAAAATATAAATGCTGCACTTGCAGAAGGAGGAGTGCCCTACAACCAACGCTTGAAAATGCTAGCTGCAATTAAAGATAACTTTTGGGGGCAAGAATCAGAGATTAGCCTTCATCCAACTACTAAACAAAAATCATCAAATGCTGCTGCTGAATTATTTATGAGCTTTTCAGATGGCTTAAAAAGCTTAGCATTTTGATCAGTCGAAACCTTACATCAAAATTCAATTTAAACCGCCAGTTAGGCGGTTTTTTTATTTAAGGGTAATAACTATGCCAGGTTTATCTGTTGAAGCTGTACGAGAAGAAATTAGCGCGACATTAAAAAAAGTAGGGGATAAATTACGTACCCAAGCTGAACATACAAATAAAGAACTAGAAAAGTATGGTCGAATGGGCGAGGAGACTCGCGCCAGTGTTGATAAGCTTTTAATGGAGCAAGGAGCCTTACAAGCACGCTTAAATGCTGCTGAACAGGCTATTGTGGCTCATGATAAAGGCCATCAAGAAGACGGCCAGATGACTTTGGGTGCACGATTAGTTTCAGCGGAAGCATTTACCCAAGTTAACTCAAGCTGGCGCGGTATTCATCGTGTATCTGCACCTCGTAGCGAAATTACGACGGCAACAGCCGGTGAACTCGTGCAACCAGATCATCGAGGATTAATTCTTCCGGCACAGCGGCGGATGACTGTACGTGATCTTATTATGCCAGGCGAAACGTCATCGAATGCTATCGAGTATGTGCAGGAAACGGGCTTTACTAATAATGCTGGTGTTGTTGCAGAGGGTGCTCAAAAACCGTACTCAGACATTGCGTTTGATCTAGTTACAACGAACGTACGAACGATTGCACACCTGTTCAAAGTTAGTCGACAGATGTTAGATGATGCACCTGCACTGCAAAGTTACATTGATGGGCGTGCCTCTTACGGCTTACAACTAGCTGAAGAAAAACAGCTTTTGTTTGGTGATGGGACTGGTCAAAACTTAAAAGGGATTGTACCAAGCGCACAAACATTTAACGCAGAGTTTGAGC
The sequence above is a segment of the Thiopseudomonas alkaliphila genome. Coding sequences within it:
- a CDS encoding RusA family crossover junction endodeoxyribonuclease, which translates into the protein MIYLELPWPPRELSPNHRAHYQAKARAVKSYRRLCMAFAYNARQELPAGKLLMKIEFCPPDRRARDDDNMLASFKAGRDGIADGLKVNDNRFATQFEVGEPVKGGLVKVLIEVVS
- a CDS encoding DUF6161 domain-containing protein, which translates into the protein MDEFVFVDIAGNIKTFFNVESLIEFISRDISVWMNLAKRKEKLEGGKKLYYITPKDIYSYSDSKSAGLPGSYSTFRADLLNDIMHNKVTIKDLISIYRDEFAGDLVFTGTKAFEELERILLENEGVREAESFIRGLKHLKKEIARASKNNEDASDLGFFEDGYLSYLSNRLFSSENINYSKVLSDISRLKNNIKFVDDEKIRFSKEISNLHSEYVRERDSLHHTYTELLRLEAPASHWGNSAKKYRRAGEVWTAFLIISVVVGFIGFSNLFMYWLEHGSKEISLITAQSAIFIMLGSAAYFYFVRVCSRIIFSSFHLMRDAEEREQLTHVYLSLIKDGSIDSDARAIILQSLFSRTDTGLLGGDSSPTMPTIDMLKAMKNDK
- a CDS encoding phage holin family protein, which codes for MHKMPDKDLGFWASIIATAREHGLIMMLTFIISYLRINLYSDGRSWKAELLEALLGTFVIMMAANGLQALQINDGWAWGMAIFVGLIGIDKARALIEQVASKKFGG
- a CDS encoding HNH endonuclease, translated to MAKLEMHRSRLATLKKTNQKLPQIKTWGRGRGGRAWRKLREQIILRDKQICQHCGLLALEPEVDHIVPLAAGGTDAPDNLQVLCKSPCHANKTARESRGDFS
- a CDS encoding terminase small subunit, yielding MALTSKKKKFADALLAGNTQKNAAVIAGYSETSASQAGSRLCKDQDVEAYIKRVRAAKSSISTPKQVSQKVNIHEPKVNKKVNKTDENVKSDLTSVNAENIGAFSDPKDYLLHVMNDELEEPRLRIDAAKSLMPYVHGKVADQGKKEAKQERARHAAKKFAPSAPPKLVVNNGGAR
- a CDS encoding terminase large subunit, with translation MKWSTACLDWEKRIVAGESLIPLEPLFPEEAEAGLSVFKELRIVDAPGSPMISESCAQWVFDFAAAVFGAYDSESGRRLIQEFFLLIPKKNSKSTIAAGVMLTALIRNWRESAEFIILAPTKEIADNSFIPVRDMIRKNDVLTDLLHIQEHTRTITHLNNNATLKVVAADGDTVGGKKAVGILVDEAWLFGKKSKAEDIIREATGGLASRPEGFVIFLTTQSNEPPAGIFKKKLMYARGVRDGRIDDNRFLPVLYEFPKHMIDAGEHKKPENLKLVNPNLNYSVDSAFLERGYKQALEDGADSLIGFLAKHGNVEVGLALLSNNWSGAEFWEQQSDVELSLEDIIAECEVIDIGIDGGGLDDLLGLYVIGRSRQTREWLGWGHAWAHESVLTRRKEIASNLMDFSEAGELTIVKRVGDDTEGVAEIAYRIYSAGLLDKIGMDPAGIGGVLDALIERGIPQELIVGVSQGWRLGGAIKTLERKLAEETFWHAHQSLMNWCCGNAKVEPRGNAILITKQASGNAKIDPLMAAFNAVSLLSENPVASESVHDFMAAIRDPIL
- a CDS encoding phage portal protein, which encodes MAKTFSQTLLASLSKPVTGQKRWVSGSGWWPGSSSKPVSVDSALQVSTVWACVRLISETIATLPLGIYKRKSDGGRQIDPSFRVHDLISNSPNQRMTAVNFWEAVVASMLFKGNAYIEIKRLKDLPVSLNLLQADNVKWLEEESSWVYTEKNKKRSIAFSNLMHIPAFSLDGINGLSPLRYGAVVIGSAISADKAASSTFQNGLMPTVAFSVNRVLTKEQRDDFREYVEKLSGAMNAGRSPVLESGVEAKPIGIDPADAQLLESRGWSVEEICRFFRVPPWMVGHTEKSTSWGTGIEQQMIGFLTFTLAPWLERIEQAINKNLLTIVQRQTHYAEFALEGLLRADSQARADFYAKMTTNGIYTRDDCRVKENLPREGGNASKLTVQMNMTTLDKLGAQNDEQAAKAALKSWLSASED
- a CDS encoding head maturation protease, ClpP-related — encoded protein: MPKFELNPKALAAWNPHIKVAAEQSVNTITMFGVVGDSYDYWGETNKGITLARVDAALRSIGDNEVVVYINSPGGDMFEGIAIYNRLREHSQKVTIKVIGLAASAASIIAMAGAERLIAKSAFLMIHNCWSNFVGNRNDLRDIADQLEEFDISMRDVYIDVSGMSESEVTDLMDKESYLSGSSAVQKSLMTGVLQAEEIATDTAPASQAQAFQNINAALAEGGVPYNQRLKMLAAIKDNFWGQESEISLHPTTKQKSSNAAAELFMSFSDGLKSLAF
- a CDS encoding phage major capsid protein, with product MPGLSVEAVREEISATLKKVGDKLRTQAEHTNKELEKYGRMGEETRASVDKLLMEQGALQARLNAAEQAIVAHDKGHQEDGQMTLGARLVSAEAFTQVNSSWRGIHRVSAPRSEITTATAGELVQPDHRGLILPAQRRMTVRDLIMPGETSSNAIEYVQETGFTNNAGVVAEGAQKPYSDIAFDLVTTNVRTIAHLFKVSRQMLDDAPALQSYIDGRASYGLQLAEEKQLLFGDGTGQNLKGIVPSAQTFNAEFEPEMQTVIDRVRLALLQVALAEYAADGLVLNPVDWAMIETTKDKEGRYIVGNAINGATPTLWNMPVVETQAMTKSNFLAGAFGMGAQIFDRMEIEVLISTENDKDFEKNMATIRAEERLAFAVYRPEAFVTGSTVITP